TGTTTTGAGTTCGCGATGCGTGACCAACCAAACTGGAAACTCAAGCGATGGGAGCTCCGGCAACACCTTTTCGATACCGGACGTAGCCTCACCCAGAAGCGCTGGCATAAACGTGATGCCATAGCCGGATTTGACTAGTTCCCACTGGACGATGCCGCTTTCGCTGGACATCACGAAATTTTCGCGGTGCACGGGGATACCCTTGTCACGCAGAATCGTCACCAATTGGTCGGAGTTTGGACTGCCGACAAAGGCGTGGTCCGCCAGCGCGCGCGGATTGCGCGGGCGTCCTGCTTTGTCCAGATAAACGGAAGCGGCGTATAGGTTCGCACGAAAATCGCCCAGATGCCGCGCGATCAGGTCGACTTCCGTGGGCCGGACATGACGGATCGCGATGTCGGCCTCGCGCCGCATCAGGTTCGAGATGTCGTTTGATGCAATGATCCGAAGGTGTATGCCCGGCGCTGTCTCCCGCAGGTCACCAAGCAGGCCAGGAAGGATTACCGCCGACACCAGATCGGTGGCTGAGACTGCAACTTCTCCGGTCACTTCCTGGGACTGTCCCGCTGCAACGGTGGAAATCAGCGTTGCGGTCTCCCCCATGACCCGCACGTGATCCAGAAGATCCCGCCCGGCCTCTGTCAGGGTCGGTCCCCTGACAGTGCGCTCAAACAGAGTTACGCCAAGTGCAGCCTCTAGCCCT
The DNA window shown above is from Hoeflea phototrophica DFL-43 and carries:
- a CDS encoding LysR family transcriptional regulator — its product is MSFDWNQVRAFLATAEEGSFSGAARALKTTQPTIGRQISGLEAALGVTLFERTVRGPTLTEAGRDLLDHVRVMGETATLISTVAAGQSQEVTGEVAVSATDLVSAVILPGLLGDLRETAPGIHLRIIASNDISNLMRREADIAIRHVRPTEVDLIARHLGDFRANLYAASVYLDKAGRPRNPRALADHAFVGSPNSDQLVTILRDKGIPVHRENFVMSSESGIVQWELVKSGYGITFMPALLGEATSGIEKVLPELPSLEFPVWLVTHRELKTSRRIRVVFDFLARKLTEIIRTNL